A single region of the Halorussus gelatinilyticus genome encodes:
- a CDS encoding bacterio-opsin activator domain-containing protein: MSEPDTRTPLPEYTRQLEAIVESSTDAILVKDVEGRYRFANEAAAEFLGRDADDLIGKTDRELFGEETAAELRDHERTVLDGEETATFEESLPMDDGERVFETTCSPYYDREGDLAGTVSICRDVTERTVRERTLEDQRDELATLDRINEVSQGIIRALIGEPGREEIAQAVCDRLVETELYQTAWVGEPDPANEKMADVVGAGLNDEIRSLVEIIDASEGSGEPAAIAYHEGEPQVIDDVENDETLPPEMQRGLLDLGYYSGIIVPIRYGDTTYGLLGVGTERRSAFSQREVDAFDVLGDVIGFAIGAVKHRRLALSDTVVELTFRLTDSDSFYVAASEQLGCTLRLEGMAAGPDGSLLFYDAVSGVDSEAVFEFAEDWDAIENVRLVSDHGDEALFEFTVTGSSVVLTLSEFGAKTKDATSEGGEATVVAELPSDADVRSVVERVRAKYPGAELVAKRETERDFQSAREFRRDFDQRLTDAQRTALRASYFAGYYEWPRDSTAEDVAEALGVSSPTFHQHIRKAQRELLGAFFDRNGDRP; this comes from the coding sequence GTTCCTCGGTCGCGACGCCGACGACCTGATCGGCAAGACCGACCGCGAACTCTTCGGCGAGGAGACCGCCGCGGAACTTCGGGACCACGAACGCACCGTCCTCGACGGCGAGGAGACCGCAACCTTCGAGGAGTCGCTTCCGATGGACGACGGCGAGCGCGTCTTCGAGACGACGTGTTCACCGTACTACGACCGCGAGGGCGACCTCGCCGGGACCGTCTCCATCTGCCGGGACGTGACCGAGCGGACGGTCCGCGAGCGCACGCTCGAAGACCAGCGCGACGAGTTGGCGACCCTCGACCGCATCAACGAGGTCTCTCAGGGGATAATCCGGGCGCTCATCGGCGAACCCGGCCGCGAGGAGATAGCACAGGCGGTCTGTGACCGGCTCGTGGAGACCGAACTCTACCAGACGGCGTGGGTCGGCGAACCCGACCCCGCCAACGAGAAGATGGCCGACGTCGTCGGCGCGGGACTGAACGACGAGATTCGCTCGCTCGTCGAGATAATCGACGCGAGCGAGGGGAGCGGCGAACCCGCGGCCATCGCCTACCACGAGGGCGAACCGCAGGTCATCGACGACGTGGAAAACGACGAGACGCTCCCGCCGGAGATGCAGCGAGGCCTGCTCGACCTCGGCTACTACTCGGGCATCATCGTCCCGATTCGGTACGGCGACACGACCTACGGTCTGCTCGGCGTCGGAACCGAACGCAGGTCGGCGTTCAGCCAGCGCGAGGTGGACGCCTTCGACGTGTTGGGCGACGTCATCGGTTTCGCCATCGGCGCGGTCAAACACCGACGACTCGCGCTGTCGGACACGGTGGTCGAACTCACCTTCCGACTCACCGACAGCGACTCCTTCTACGTCGCCGCCTCCGAGCAGTTGGGCTGTACCCTCCGACTCGAAGGCATGGCCGCGGGTCCCGACGGGAGCCTCCTGTTCTACGACGCGGTTTCCGGCGTGGACTCCGAGGCCGTCTTCGAGTTCGCCGAGGACTGGGACGCCATCGAGAACGTCCGCCTCGTCAGCGACCACGGCGACGAGGCGCTGTTCGAGTTCACGGTCACGGGGTCGTCGGTCGTGCTGACCCTCTCGGAGTTCGGCGCGAAGACCAAAGACGCGACCAGCGAAGGCGGCGAGGCGACCGTCGTCGCGGAACTCCCCTCGGACGCCGACGTTCGGAGCGTGGTCGAGCGCGTCCGGGCGAAGTACCCCGGCGCCGAACTCGTCGCCAAGCGCGAGACCGAACGGGACTTCCAGTCGGCCCGCGAGTTCCGGCGGGACTTCGACCAGCGACTCACCGACGCACAGCGGACCGCGCTCCGGGCCTCCTACTTCGCGGGCTACTACGAGTGGCCCCGCGACAGCACCGCCGAGGACGTGGCCGAAGCGCTCGGCGTCTCATCGCCGACGTTCCACCAGCACATCCGGAAGGCGCAGCGCGAACTCCTCGGCGCGTTCTTCGACCGAAACGGCGACCGACCCTAG
- a CDS encoding DUF7344 domain-containing protein — MDGNPSVSDQQTVVADLDELFEVLADGNRRRLLGYFDDNADDVAAFSDLVEHVADESVAVSNDDHKRVAVKLHHTHLPKLEDANLVEYDPRSETVRYRGGPAVGEWVEMARAYESGSDHS; from the coding sequence ATGGACGGGAACCCGTCCGTTTCCGACCAGCAAACAGTAGTCGCGGACTTGGACGAACTTTTCGAAGTCCTCGCGGACGGGAACCGTCGTCGGCTCCTCGGCTACTTCGACGACAACGCCGACGACGTTGCGGCGTTTTCTGACCTCGTCGAACACGTCGCCGACGAGTCAGTCGCGGTATCGAACGACGACCACAAGCGAGTCGCAGTGAAGCTCCATCACACTCATCTGCCGAAGTTGGAGGACGCGAACCTCGTGGAGTACGACCCGCGAAGCGAGACGGTCCGATACCGAGGCGGCCCGGCCGTCGGCGAGTGGGTCGAGATGGCCCGCGCCTACGAGTCGGGGTCGGACCACTCGTAA
- a CDS encoding sugar phosphate nucleotidyltransferase, whose protein sequence is MKAVVLAGGYATRLWPITKHRPKMFLPVGDSTVIDQIFAELEADDRIDEVYVSTNERFAEDFRDHLAESEFDKPRLTVEDTTEEDEKFGVVGALAQLFDREDITEDTLVIAGDNLISFGVSDFVDFFQEKDSPTLAAYDVGSRERAKSYGLVELDGDEVVDFQEKPDDPKSTLVSIACYAFTAETIPLLEEYLESGNNPDEPGWFVQWLQQRDSVYAYTFDEAWFDIGTPESYLEAVGWKLDGENQIADSATVENTTLGDNVHVMPRAEVVNSSVNNSIVFPNATIRDCDIRDSIIDEKTRVENMDLAGALIGAHTQILNGE, encoded by the coding sequence ATGAAAGCCGTCGTTCTTGCGGGCGGGTACGCGACGCGACTCTGGCCGATTACGAAGCACCGCCCCAAGATGTTCCTGCCGGTCGGTGACTCGACGGTCATCGACCAGATATTCGCAGAACTGGAAGCCGACGACCGCATCGACGAGGTGTACGTCTCTACCAACGAGCGGTTCGCCGAGGACTTCCGGGACCACCTCGCGGAAAGCGAGTTCGACAAGCCGCGCCTCACGGTCGAGGACACGACCGAGGAGGACGAGAAGTTCGGCGTCGTCGGCGCGCTCGCCCAACTGTTCGACCGCGAGGACATCACCGAGGACACCCTCGTCATCGCGGGCGACAACCTCATCAGTTTCGGCGTCAGCGACTTCGTGGACTTCTTCCAAGAGAAGGATTCGCCGACGCTCGCGGCCTACGACGTCGGGTCGCGCGAGCGGGCCAAGTCCTACGGACTGGTCGAACTCGACGGCGACGAGGTCGTGGACTTCCAAGAGAAGCCCGACGACCCCAAGAGCACGCTGGTCTCCATCGCCTGCTACGCCTTCACCGCCGAGACCATCCCGCTGCTGGAGGAGTACCTCGAAAGCGGCAACAACCCCGACGAACCGGGCTGGTTCGTGCAGTGGCTCCAACAGCGCGATTCGGTGTACGCCTACACCTTCGACGAGGCGTGGTTCGACATCGGGACGCCCGAGAGCTATCTGGAGGCGGTCGGCTGGAAACTCGACGGCGAGAACCAGATTGCCGACTCCGCGACGGTCGAGAACACGACGCTCGGCGACAACGTCCACGTCATGCCGCGCGCGGAGGTCGTCAATTCGAGCGTCAACAACTCCATCGTCTTCCCGAACGCGACGATTCGGGACTGCGACATCCGCGACTCCATCATCGACGAGAAGACCCGCGTCGAGAACATGGATTTGGCGGGCGCGCTCATCGGCGCGCACACACAGATTCTGAACGGGGAGTAG
- a CDS encoding putative phosphothreonine lyase domain-containing protein — protein sequence MTLDKSPTDITDEETYWLRSQAVSDSPNVAGDGYFERHDVPFPEETTAENLPPAEDVAVGSDEAVRELDREALDEAKFIGKWQLTGSAERIEELWPELVADAADEVLWAAKAMTGFGYENLPMYDEYMITVYTPNYFAKRDVDRVRDHLREEYGVTKELLYKPDLYTAKGIVPDNVEEFGLSMAARYCE from the coding sequence ATGACGCTCGACAAGTCCCCGACCGACATCACCGACGAAGAGACCTACTGGCTCCGGAGTCAGGCCGTCAGCGACTCGCCGAACGTCGCCGGTGACGGCTACTTCGAGCGCCACGACGTACCGTTTCCGGAGGAGACGACCGCCGAGAACCTGCCGCCCGCGGAAGACGTCGCGGTCGGTTCCGACGAGGCGGTCCGGGAACTCGACCGGGAGGCGCTTGACGAAGCGAAGTTCATCGGCAAGTGGCAACTCACTGGGTCGGCCGAGCGAATCGAGGAACTGTGGCCGGAACTCGTCGCGGATGCGGCCGACGAGGTTCTCTGGGCCGCGAAGGCGATGACCGGGTTCGGCTACGAGAACCTGCCGATGTACGACGAGTACATGATAACCGTCTACACGCCCAACTACTTCGCCAAACGCGACGTGGACCGAGTTCGAGACCACCTCCGCGAGGAGTACGGCGTGACGAAGGAACTGCTCTACAAACCGGACCTCTACACGGCGAAGGGAATCGTCCCCGACAACGTCGAGGAGTTCGGCCTGTCGATGGCGGCGCGGTACTGCGAGTAA
- a CDS encoding diphthine--ammonia ligase yields MTEDTGTTDDVPAADAAGDGSWVSLFSGGKDSSWALYRALEAGLDVSRLVTVHPEGDSYMYHVPATRLASLAAESIGIPLVEVEPDDFGAEDAEESGAQGDAELRPLEAALGELGSELPGGLAGVTAGAVESEYQTSRIEAMADRLDAEVFAPLWQEDPRELADAMLDAGFEITIIRVAAYGLDEPWLGRTLDREAIAELEELHESHGVHILGEGGEFETLVTDGPHMDRPIELEYETEWDGTRGTLRITDARLGE; encoded by the coding sequence ATGACCGAAGACACCGGTACGACCGACGACGTGCCTGCCGCCGACGCCGCGGGCGACGGCTCGTGGGTCAGCCTCTTCTCGGGCGGCAAGGACTCGTCGTGGGCGCTCTACCGGGCCCTCGAGGCGGGTCTCGACGTGTCCCGACTCGTCACCGTCCACCCGGAGGGCGACTCCTACATGTACCACGTCCCGGCGACGCGCCTCGCCTCGCTCGCCGCCGAGAGCATCGGTATCCCGCTCGTGGAGGTCGAACCGGACGACTTCGGGGCCGAGGACGCCGAGGAGTCGGGCGCGCAGGGCGACGCGGAACTCCGACCGTTGGAGGCCGCGCTGGGAGAACTCGGTTCCGAACTGCCGGGCGGTCTCGCTGGCGTGACGGCGGGCGCGGTCGAGAGCGAGTACCAGACCTCCCGCATCGAGGCGATGGCCGACCGACTCGACGCCGAGGTGTTCGCGCCGCTCTGGCAGGAGGACCCCCGCGAACTCGCCGACGCGATGCTCGACGCGGGCTTCGAGATTACCATCATCCGGGTCGCGGCCTACGGACTGGACGAGCCGTGGCTCGGGCGGACGCTGGATAGGGAAGCCATCGCCGAGCTAGAGGAGTTGCACGAGAGCCACGGCGTCCACATCCTCGGCGAGGGCGGCGAGTTCGAGACGCTCGTGACCGACGGTCCGCACATGGACCGACCCATCGAGCTGGAGTACGAGACGGAGTGGGACGGGACGCGCGGAACCCTGCGGATTACGGACGCGCGACTCGGCGAGTGA
- a CDS encoding DUF373 family protein, whose protein sequence is MSTLVVCVDRDDDIGTKTGLDTPVAGWEAVRSLVTEVGLADPEDASVNCLLESLRVARDLRDGDEEVSVAVISGAAETMVGRDRAVADQMDSLIAEYDPDSAVVVIDSAQDERLVPIIESRVRVDAVDRVVVRQARDIESTYYLMKQFLADEELRQTVLVPTGLAMLAFPILLMAFGPAMAVASITAVIGLFVLYKGLGVDDYVADVPGEAKDALYSGRVSIVTYVVAAGLSLIGVFAGALRVSDPTAPAGGVLMPAMAFAFASVPWLAAAAVTASTGRLLDEVIRNDDLRNSYLNLPFGVLAVGLVVRGFSAYFLQREEYVPPLVVPQMELGSLAVERIELDPGTRMALFVVAGVVVSLLGVRVSTYVTGASLGEEFEDEEFVD, encoded by the coding sequence ATGAGTACGCTGGTAGTGTGCGTAGACCGGGACGACGACATCGGGACCAAGACCGGCCTCGACACGCCGGTCGCGGGCTGGGAGGCCGTCCGGTCGCTCGTGACCGAGGTCGGTCTCGCTGACCCCGAGGACGCCAGCGTCAACTGTCTGCTCGAATCCCTGCGCGTGGCCCGCGACCTGCGGGACGGCGACGAGGAGGTCTCGGTGGCGGTCATCTCCGGCGCGGCCGAGACGATGGTCGGCCGGGACCGCGCGGTCGCCGACCAGATGGACTCGCTCATCGCCGAGTACGACCCCGACTCCGCAGTGGTCGTCATCGACAGCGCCCAAGACGAACGACTCGTCCCCATCATCGAGAGCCGCGTACGAGTCGATGCGGTCGACAGGGTGGTCGTCCGGCAGGCCCGCGACATCGAATCGACCTACTACCTGATGAAGCAGTTCCTCGCCGACGAGGAACTGCGCCAGACCGTCCTCGTCCCGACCGGTCTCGCCATGCTCGCCTTCCCCATCCTGCTGATGGCGTTCGGCCCGGCGATGGCCGTCGCCTCCATCACGGCCGTCATCGGACTGTTCGTCCTCTACAAGGGACTCGGCGTGGACGACTACGTGGCCGACGTGCCCGGCGAGGCCAAGGACGCGCTGTACTCCGGCCGGGTCTCCATCGTCACGTACGTCGTCGCGGCGGGCCTCTCGCTCATCGGCGTCTTCGCCGGGGCACTCCGGGTCTCGGACCCCACCGCGCCCGCGGGGGGCGTCCTGATGCCCGCGATGGCGTTCGCGTTCGCCAGCGTGCCGTGGCTGGCCGCCGCGGCGGTGACGGCCTCGACCGGCCGCCTGTTGGACGAGGTCATCCGCAACGACGACCTGCGCAACTCCTATCTCAATCTCCCGTTCGGCGTGCTGGCGGTCGGACTCGTCGTCCGCGGGTTCTCGGCGTACTTCCTCCAGCGCGAGGAGTACGTGCCCCCGCTGGTCGTGCCACAGATGGAACTCGGGAGTCTCGCGGTCGAACGCATCGAACTCGACCCCGGCACGCGGATGGCGCTGTTCGTCGTCGCGGGCGTGGTCGTGAGTCTGCTGGGCGTGCGCGTCTCGACGTACGTCACCGGGGCGTCGCTCGGCGAGGAGTTCGAAGACGAAGAGTTTGTGGACTGA